In Halococcus agarilyticus, one genomic interval encodes:
- a CDS encoding enoyl-CoA hydratase/isomerase family protein has product MTAQNGDVNADLDVSESEDGLVIRAHIDRPEERNALNEAVIDGLSDVLAAADDGPARVVVIRGAGGTFCSGGDLESMAASIGQGAQAYREGFSGLSELMERMVETSALLVAAVEGYCLAGGMGLAAACDVIVATEDATFGTPEVDVGLFPAQALVPIMRTVTEKRGLKYLFTGEHFGATEAHEIGFTSDVVAPDSFESELDDLVADLASSSPVMIAMGKQAYYTQRDMGFGEALSYMREMIALIAMSEDTEEGINAFLMDEQPEWGGR; this is encoded by the coding sequence ATGACTGCCCAGAACGGCGACGTGAACGCGGATCTCGACGTGAGTGAGAGCGAGGACGGACTCGTGATTCGGGCCCATATCGACCGGCCCGAGGAGCGAAACGCGCTGAACGAAGCCGTGATCGACGGGCTGTCGGACGTGCTCGCGGCCGCCGACGACGGTCCGGCGCGGGTGGTGGTCATCCGTGGAGCGGGCGGAACGTTCTGCTCGGGCGGCGATCTCGAAAGCATGGCTGCCTCGATCGGACAGGGCGCACAGGCCTACCGTGAGGGGTTTTCCGGCCTCTCGGAGCTGATGGAACGGATGGTCGAGACGAGCGCGCTGCTCGTCGCTGCGGTCGAGGGGTACTGTCTCGCCGGCGGGATGGGGCTCGCGGCGGCGTGTGACGTGATCGTCGCCACCGAGGACGCGACCTTCGGCACGCCAGAGGTCGACGTCGGACTCTTTCCCGCCCAGGCGCTCGTCCCGATCATGCGGACCGTCACGGAGAAGCGAGGGCTGAAGTACCTCTTCACCGGCGAGCACTTCGGCGCGACGGAGGCCCACGAGATCGGTTTCACGAGCGACGTCGTCGCCCCGGACTCGTTCGAGAGCGAACTCGACGACCTCGTCGCGGACCTCGCCTCGTCGTCGCCGGTGATGATCGCGATGGGCAAACAAGCGTACTACACCCAGCGCGACATGGGCTTCGGCGAGGCGCTCTCGTACATGCGCGAGATGATCGCCCTGATCGCGATGAGCGAGGACACCGAGGAGGGGATCAACGCCTTTCTCATGGACGAACAGCCCGAATGGGGCGGACGGTAG
- a CDS encoding BKACE family enzyme: MIREQESLKGNDFEKAIVSVALTGALTTRDQCPGIPYTPEEIAEDAAKARDSGAAIAHIHARTENGSPTYATEVYQEIHDEVRDRTDVLLNFSTGAIDVPAEERIEYVETVEPDIAALNMGSMNYAKYSESSEEFVFDMVFENSFDEIREFVTAMEAAGVRPELECFDTGHVGNTRPLLEKGELSHPLQFSLIVGVLGGIPATIENLAHQVRQLPDDATWQVVGIGRDQWPLVAGALSMGGNVRVGLEDNFYLPNGEMATNPELVERAVDLARSVGREPATPDEAREIMGLD; this comes from the coding sequence ATGATTAGAGAACAAGAATCGCTAAAGGGGAACGACTTCGAGAAGGCGATCGTGTCGGTGGCGCTCACGGGCGCGCTCACCACCCGCGATCAGTGTCCGGGGATTCCGTACACGCCCGAAGAGATCGCCGAAGACGCAGCGAAAGCCCGGGACAGCGGTGCGGCGATCGCTCACATCCACGCCCGCACCGAAAACGGCAGCCCCACCTACGCGACCGAGGTCTACCAGGAGATTCACGACGAGGTCCGCGACCGTACGGACGTCCTGCTCAACTTCTCGACCGGGGCGATCGACGTGCCCGCCGAAGAGCGCATCGAGTACGTCGAGACAGTCGAACCCGACATCGCGGCGCTCAACATGGGGTCGATGAACTACGCGAAGTACTCCGAGAGCAGCGAGGAGTTCGTCTTCGACATGGTGTTCGAGAACTCCTTCGACGAGATTCGGGAGTTCGTGACCGCGATGGAGGCGGCGGGCGTGCGGCCCGAGCTGGAGTGTTTCGACACCGGTCACGTCGGAAACACTCGGCCTCTACTGGAGAAGGGGGAGCTCAGCCATCCGCTCCAGTTCAGCCTCATCGTGGGTGTCCTGGGTGGGATCCCGGCCACCATCGAGAACCTCGCCCACCAGGTGCGCCAGCTCCCCGACGACGCCACCTGGCAGGTCGTCGGCATCGGCCGGGACCAGTGGCCGCTCGTGGCGGGCGCGCTCTCGATGGGCGGCAACGTCCGCGTGGGCTTAGAGGACAACTTCTACCTCCCGAACGGCGAGATGGCCACCAACCCAGAACTCGTCGAAAGGGCCGTCGACCTCGCCCGGAGCGTGGGTCGCGAGCCGGCGACGCCCGACGAGGCGCGCGAGATCATGGGGTTGGACTGA
- a CDS encoding acyl-CoA carboxylase subunit beta, producing the protein MEIDIGDETDDETARAIATAVSEHLGRSVELVDASGERVADADGGDWDGVGAVVTDREEALRGGIETILAGGPERGHEKIAALGKLFVRDRLDMVFDTIEYEDGTFARHTDDDVLAADGLLTGVGTIDGRRVAFTANDYTVKAGSLGTEGVEKVVRIEERAMDLEIPMVRLIDSTGARLDAAEREPGDTHMGRYHGGKMFYNQCRLSGQVPQIGVLYGPDIAGSAYTPVFCDFLVMVEGISGMAIASPRIVEAMTGESVDMQDLGGPDVHATRSGSADLVVPDEETAAETARALLSSLPQNYAEKPPTRDPAPPKKNPRSLDAVLPEAPNEAYDVHETIDRLVDRDSFLELKPRFAPELVTGFARIDGRPVGVVANQPNHVSGAIFPDSADKGAGFVWTCDAYNVPLVYLCDTPGFMIGSQVERDGVLRKGRKFIYATANAQVPKFCVITRKAYGAGIYAMCGPAFGADATLALPSAEISVMGPDAAVHALFGDQLAGMEGEAREQFVESAIEEFEQYVDIEAQAANMEVDELLPAGDLRDQLEARLATFATKRRTERPRHHGTVLF; encoded by the coding sequence ATGGAGATCGACATCGGCGACGAGACCGACGACGAGACCGCGCGGGCGATCGCCACCGCCGTCTCCGAACATCTCGGTCGATCGGTCGAACTCGTCGATGCGAGCGGCGAGCGGGTCGCGGACGCTGATGGGGGCGACTGGGACGGGGTCGGTGCGGTGGTGACCGATCGCGAGGAAGCGCTCCGCGGGGGGATCGAGACGATCCTCGCCGGAGGGCCGGAGCGCGGCCACGAGAAGATCGCGGCGCTCGGCAAGCTCTTCGTCCGCGATCGCCTCGACATGGTCTTCGACACCATCGAGTACGAGGACGGCACGTTCGCGCGCCACACCGACGACGACGTGCTCGCCGCCGACGGTCTGCTCACGGGCGTCGGCACCATCGACGGCCGGCGGGTGGCGTTCACCGCGAACGATTACACCGTGAAGGCCGGCTCGCTCGGCACCGAGGGCGTCGAGAAGGTCGTCCGCATCGAGGAGCGCGCGATGGACCTGGAGATTCCAATGGTCCGGCTCATCGACTCGACGGGAGCCCGCCTCGACGCCGCCGAACGCGAGCCGGGCGACACCCACATGGGTCGCTACCACGGCGGGAAGATGTTCTACAACCAGTGTCGGCTGTCGGGCCAGGTCCCCCAGATCGGCGTTCTTTATGGACCTGACATCGCCGGCTCGGCGTACACGCCCGTGTTCTGTGATTTCCTCGTCATGGTCGAGGGGATCTCGGGGATGGCGATCGCCTCGCCACGCATCGTGGAGGCGATGACCGGCGAGTCAGTCGACATGCAGGACCTCGGCGGGCCCGACGTCCACGCGACACGGAGCGGGAGCGCCGACCTCGTGGTGCCCGACGAGGAGACCGCCGCCGAGACGGCCCGCGCCCTGCTCTCCTCTCTCCCGCAGAACTACGCCGAGAAGCCGCCGACGCGTGACCCCGCACCACCGAAGAAGAACCCGAGGAGTCTCGATGCGGTGCTCCCCGAAGCGCCGAACGAGGCCTACGACGTCCACGAGACGATCGACCGGCTCGTGGATCGTGACTCCTTTCTCGAACTCAAACCCCGATTCGCGCCCGAACTCGTCACGGGGTTCGCCCGCATCGACGGCCGGCCCGTCGGCGTGGTCGCCAACCAGCCGAACCACGTCAGCGGGGCGATCTTCCCCGACTCGGCCGACAAGGGCGCGGGCTTCGTCTGGACGTGCGACGCCTACAACGTCCCGCTCGTCTACCTGTGTGACACGCCGGGGTTCATGATCGGTTCGCAGGTCGAGCGCGATGGCGTCCTCCGGAAGGGCCGGAAGTTCATCTACGCGACCGCGAACGCCCAGGTCCCGAAGTTCTGTGTCATCACGCGAAAGGCCTACGGTGCCGGGATCTACGCGATGTGTGGCCCCGCCTTCGGAGCGGACGCGACGCTCGCACTTCCGAGCGCCGAGATCTCCGTGATGGGACCCGACGCCGCCGTCCACGCTCTCTTCGGCGATCAGCTCGCGGGGATGGAGGGCGAGGCTCGCGAGCAGTTCGTCGAGAGCGCGATCGAGGAGTTCGAGCAGTACGTCGACATCGAGGCCCAGGCCGCGAACATGGAGGTCGACGAGCTGCTCCCCGCCGGCGACCTGCGCGATCAGCTCGAAGCCCGTCTCGCCACGTTCGCCACGAAACGCCGGACGGAGCGGCCCCGACACCACGGCACGGTGCTGTTCTGA
- a CDS encoding class I adenylate-forming enzyme family protein — protein sequence MEYHDGEPLAHMGDLPAMAAHRYGDKTAFVAFGQEQSFAALDAEANRVANVLVDHGVEPGERVGLFVPNTLQFPSAYFGAIRAGAVPLPLNLRMDPETLVFVLDDGDADCMIASPLLADEARNLAAAADVGTTFLPGVSDDGIVNYSHATDEASAAFDPPERAIDDAACQPYTSGTTGRPKGVLLTHENLLSTIESYDTGGLNIDAEDSILLVLPLFHIYALNAIMGTFLYAGAKMVLQPQPEAEPMLDAIAEHSLTQFAGVPAMYTTMFREYREHPDQYDLSSLENVTCAAAPLADSTRRAIEEAWNVPLTEGWGMTETAPAGTTEPSRGVRKEAGCIGPPVPNIELKLADPATRETLVAPEDLTPFVDPGIDFADEERVTGEIAVRGPQVFAGYHERPEATAAAFDDEGWFYTEDIARVDSDGYFWIVDRADDMLLVGGENVYPAEVEDALYAHPDVAEAAVVAADHDVKGEAPVAFVVREADADPTAEELRRFALDRVATYAHPRRVFFVDELPRSATQKVQRYKLEEDAASRLDEPLESTGEEL from the coding sequence ATGGAGTACCACGACGGCGAACCGCTGGCGCACATGGGCGACCTCCCGGCGATGGCCGCCCACCGCTACGGCGACAAGACCGCGTTCGTCGCCTTCGGCCAGGAGCAGTCGTTCGCGGCGCTCGATGCCGAGGCGAACCGGGTAGCGAACGTGCTCGTCGACCACGGCGTCGAGCCGGGCGAGCGCGTCGGGCTGTTCGTGCCGAACACGCTCCAGTTCCCGAGCGCGTACTTCGGAGCCATCCGTGCGGGGGCGGTCCCGCTCCCACTCAACCTCCGCATGGACCCCGAGACGCTCGTGTTCGTCCTCGACGACGGCGACGCCGACTGCATGATCGCCTCGCCGCTGCTCGCCGACGAGGCCCGGAACCTCGCCGCCGCCGCGGACGTCGGAACCACGTTCCTGCCGGGCGTCAGCGACGACGGGATCGTGAACTACTCGCACGCCACCGACGAGGCGAGCGCGGCGTTCGATCCCCCGGAACGTGCGATCGACGATGCGGCCTGCCAGCCCTACACCTCCGGTACCACCGGGCGGCCGAAGGGTGTGTTGCTCACCCACGAGAACCTGCTCTCGACGATCGAGTCCTACGACACGGGTGGCCTCAACATCGACGCCGAGGACTCGATCCTGCTCGTGCTGCCGCTCTTCCATATCTACGCGCTGAACGCGATCATGGGAACGTTCCTCTACGCGGGCGCGAAGATGGTACTCCAGCCCCAGCCCGAGGCCGAACCGATGCTCGACGCCATCGCCGAGCACTCGCTCACACAGTTCGCTGGCGTCCCGGCGATGTACACCACGATGTTCCGCGAGTACCGCGAGCACCCCGACCAGTACGACCTCTCCTCGCTGGAGAACGTCACGTGTGCGGCCGCGCCGCTCGCGGATTCGACCCGCCGAGCCATCGAGGAGGCGTGGAACGTCCCGCTGACCGAGGGCTGGGGGATGACCGAGACCGCCCCCGCCGGCACCACCGAGCCGTCGCGGGGCGTGCGCAAGGAGGCGGGCTGCATCGGCCCACCCGTCCCGAACATCGAACTCAAGCTCGCCGACCCCGCGACCCGCGAGACCCTCGTCGCACCGGAAGACCTCACACCGTTCGTCGATCCCGGGATCGACTTCGCGGACGAGGAGCGCGTCACCGGCGAGATCGCGGTTCGCGGGCCACAGGTGTTCGCGGGGTATCACGAGCGCCCTGAGGCGACCGCCGCGGCGTTCGACGACGAGGGCTGGTTCTACACCGAGGACATCGCGCGCGTCGACAGTGACGGCTACTTCTGGATCGTCGACCGCGCCGACGACATGCTGCTCGTCGGTGGCGAGAACGTCTATCCCGCCGAAGTCGAGGACGCGCTGTACGCCCACCCCGACGTCGCGGAGGCGGCGGTGGTCGCCGCCGATCACGACGTGAAGGGCGAGGCCCCGGTCGCGTTCGTTGTCAGGGAGGCGGACGCCGACCCCACGGCCGAGGAGCTCCGGCGGTTCGCGCTCGATCGCGTCGCCACCTACGCCCACCCGCGCCGCGTGTTCTTCGTGGACGAACTCCCCCGGAGCGCGACGCAGAAGGTCCAGCGGTACAAGCTCGAAGAGGACGCTGCGAGCCGACTCGACGAACCCCTGGAGTCGACCGGCGAAGAGCTCTGA
- a CDS encoding ferritin family protein — protein sequence MTQIEDASRDHRVDPDSFAGGYFRNAVYRHWDPYEDVPGELLEADRRKLVESDMDEAAFDSLRGTLALFGAGEEAVTEDLAPLAIVLEDVNDQLFISSQLYEEAKHTQFFDRYWREVIDPVAEERGFEVTRPTDQRYFNDDYVALFEKNEAAMERLLTDDTPETRAQAYCHYHLTVESVLAQTGYYGLQASYSPTGPEMLGDAEFVHLEGLIEGITYIRSDEGRHVGFGMQKVRDLIQDGDVDPDVVQTTLQELMGHVAGAVQSDEMTVEAAPLVEYAQEKIARRIEILTEAEAELPPVEELVKIEGADDATAD from the coding sequence ATGACCCAGATCGAGGACGCGAGCCGCGACCACCGCGTCGATCCGGACTCCTTCGCCGGCGGCTACTTCAGGAACGCCGTCTATCGCCACTGGGACCCCTACGAGGACGTTCCGGGGGAGCTCCTCGAAGCGGACCGCCGGAAGCTGGTCGAGAGCGACATGGACGAGGCGGCGTTCGACAGTCTCAGGGGCACCCTCGCGCTGTTCGGCGCGGGCGAGGAAGCAGTAACGGAAGACCTCGCGCCGCTCGCGATCGTTCTGGAGGACGTCAACGACCAGCTGTTCATCAGCTCCCAGCTCTACGAGGAGGCCAAACACACCCAGTTCTTCGATCGCTACTGGCGGGAGGTCATCGACCCAGTTGCGGAAGAGCGCGGCTTCGAGGTGACGCGACCCACCGACCAGCGGTACTTCAACGACGACTACGTCGCGCTGTTCGAGAAGAACGAGGCCGCGATGGAGCGCCTCCTCACCGACGATACACCCGAAACGCGCGCGCAGGCCTACTGTCACTACCACCTCACCGTCGAGAGCGTGCTCGCACAGACCGGGTACTACGGGCTACAGGCCTCCTACAGCCCGACGGGGCCCGAGATGCTCGGCGACGCCGAGTTCGTCCATCTCGAAGGATTGATCGAGGGCATCACCTACATCCGCAGCGACGAGGGCCGCCACGTCGGCTTCGGGATGCAGAAGGTTCGGGACCTCATTCAGGACGGGGACGTCGACCCCGATGTCGTCCAGACGACCCTTCAGGAACTGATGGGCCACGTCGCGGGCGCGGTCCAGTCGGATGAGATGACGGTCGAGGCCGCGCCGCTCGTCGAGTACGCACAGGAGAAGATCGCCCGGCGCATCGAGATCCTCACCGAGGCCGAGGCCGAACTGCCCCCTGTGGAGGAGCTCGTGAAGATCGAGGGGGCCGACGACGCGACTGCCGACTGA
- a CDS encoding MBL fold metallo-hydrolase, which translates to MAQCERVTPVHRIEFDVDWPPGHVASFLVECDEPTLVDAGMAGAGGETRLRETLADAGHDLADVEHLVLTHPHVDHIGYVNTVIEAADPTLHVPAGVRDRFARDPDDLGSAVRRTARAAGLTGEDLDGAVDVAVESLERNRTLLPVEAVDVWIEGGATYDVGGTTVEAVHTPGHQADHCCFAVELGDERALLAGDMAIEPFRPVVLHSGLDRGVENAIDAFHDALDRLADLDPDRVYPGHGPVHTEFDRVIERDRRSLDRLLDRTEARLDDDHRTAAAIADARAGGDSTYVLPEVVAALRHLDAHGRVEADRVDGVAHYHAR; encoded by the coding sequence ATGGCTCAGTGCGAGCGGGTGACACCCGTCCACCGGATCGAGTTCGACGTCGACTGGCCACCCGGCCACGTGGCGAGCTTCCTGGTGGAGTGCGACGAACCGACGCTCGTCGACGCCGGAATGGCAGGCGCTGGCGGCGAAACCCGACTCCGGGAGACCCTCGCCGACGCCGGCCACGATCTCGCCGACGTCGAACATCTCGTCCTCACGCACCCACACGTCGACCACATCGGGTACGTGAACACGGTGATCGAGGCGGCCGACCCGACGCTCCACGTGCCCGCCGGCGTGAGAGACCGCTTCGCGCGCGATCCCGACGATCTCGGGAGCGCGGTGCGTCGAACCGCGAGAGCCGCGGGTCTCACGGGCGAGGATCTCGATGGTGCAGTCGACGTGGCCGTCGAATCGCTGGAGCGCAATCGCACGCTGCTTCCCGTCGAAGCGGTCGACGTCTGGATCGAGGGCGGGGCGACGTACGACGTCGGCGGCACGACGGTCGAGGCGGTTCACACGCCGGGCCACCAGGCCGATCACTGCTGTTTCGCGGTCGAACTCGGCGACGAGCGTGCGCTTCTCGCGGGCGACATGGCCATCGAGCCGTTCCGCCCCGTGGTGCTCCACTCGGGTCTCGACCGCGGCGTCGAAAACGCCATCGACGCCTTTCACGACGCGCTCGATCGCCTCGCCGACCTCGATCCCGACCGCGTCTATCCCGGTCACGGTCCCGTCCACACCGAGTTCGATCGGGTTATCGAGCGCGATCGCCGGAGTCTGGACCGGCTGCTCGACCGCACGGAGGCGCGACTCGACGACGACCACCGGACGGCCGCCGCGATCGCCGACGCACGGGCCGGCGGCGACAGCACGTACGTTCTCCCCGAGGTGGTCGCCGCGCTCCGCCATCTGGACGCACACGGCCGCGTCGAAGCGGACCGCGTCGACGGCGTCGCGCACTATCACGCCCGGTAA
- a CDS encoding SDR family oxidoreductase produces the protein MGSKETPAATAVFAEDLFEEEVALVTGGGTGIGRAVALGFAECGADVAIASRDMDHLEPVVEEIEEKGVQACATTVDVREYDAVEAMTETVIAELGGIDVLVNNAGANFLTPTASLTPNGWRSVVGTILDGTAYCTFAVGEHMIATDGGAIVTMGATNAVRGAPYHAHSGAGKAGAHNLTQTVASEWATHGIRANTVAPGIVETPGVIEAAGGELPEEFLDDIPAGRFGTPTDCVPIVLFLCSQAAAYVTGGYFTVDGGQLLAPTPFD, from the coding sequence ATGGGTTCGAAGGAGACACCGGCGGCGACGGCGGTGTTCGCCGAGGACCTCTTCGAGGAGGAGGTCGCGCTCGTGACCGGGGGCGGCACGGGGATCGGGCGGGCGGTCGCGCTCGGGTTCGCCGAGTGCGGTGCGGACGTCGCCATCGCGAGCCGCGACATGGACCACCTCGAACCGGTCGTCGAGGAGATCGAAGAGAAGGGCGTGCAGGCGTGTGCGACCACGGTCGACGTTCGGGAGTACGACGCCGTCGAGGCGATGACCGAAACGGTGATCGCGGAGCTCGGCGGCATCGACGTCCTGGTGAACAACGCAGGCGCGAACTTCCTGACACCGACTGCATCGCTCACGCCGAACGGGTGGCGCTCGGTGGTCGGCACGATCCTCGACGGCACGGCCTACTGCACCTTCGCCGTGGGCGAGCACATGATCGCGACCGACGGCGGCGCGATCGTGACGATGGGGGCGACCAACGCCGTCAGGGGCGCGCCGTATCACGCCCACTCCGGCGCGGGGAAGGCGGGCGCACACAACCTGACCCAGACCGTGGCGAGCGAGTGGGCCACCCACGGGATCCGGGCGAACACGGTCGCACCGGGGATCGTCGAAACCCCGGGCGTGATCGAGGCGGCCGGCGGCGAGCTTCCCGAAGAGTTCCTCGACGACATCCCGGCTGGGCGCTTCGGAACGCCCACGGACTGCGTTCCCATCGTGCTCTTTCTGTGTAGCCAGGCAGCCGCCTACGTCACCGGCGGCTACTTCACCGTCGACGGCGGCCAGTTGCTCGCGCCGACGCCGTTCGACTGA
- a CDS encoding acyl-CoA dehydrogenase family protein, with the protein MGADETELHGMIREGTREIADEYDSEYWRTHVDEKAFPEAYWQDLADNGWLGVAIPEEYGGEGMGMLEMAIVIEELSRGGGQGGIIFVLTPVFGGIGISRHGTEEQKSQYLPKIANGEMRFCMGLTEANAGTNTLNIETRAERTRDGEEFVLSGQKMWISGVENADAMLLVARTSAFDRSNPTHGVSMFLVPEPAEQDAIDLTPIDVALPWFETQYQVDIDGLRVHEDRILGQEDGGLYMLWDTLNTERIGGAASSLGGGLRAVDLAVEYANDREVFGQPIGAHQAIQHPLADSYAKLMAAREIMYKAARKWDAGEDCGAEANIAKLLTSEAGTEAADRAIQTHGGNGFTREYEVYDIWQNMRLTQTAPVTNEMAKNFLAEHHLGLPRSY; encoded by the coding sequence ATGGGAGCCGACGAAACGGAGCTGCACGGGATGATCCGGGAGGGGACGCGGGAGATCGCCGACGAGTACGACAGCGAGTACTGGCGCACCCACGTCGACGAGAAGGCGTTCCCCGAGGCGTACTGGCAGGACCTCGCGGACAACGGCTGGCTCGGCGTCGCCATCCCCGAGGAGTACGGCGGCGAGGGGATGGGGATGTTGGAGATGGCGATCGTCATCGAGGAGCTCTCGCGCGGCGGCGGACAGGGCGGGATCATCTTCGTGCTCACCCCCGTGTTCGGCGGCATCGGCATCAGCCGTCACGGCACCGAAGAGCAGAAATCACAGTACCTCCCGAAGATCGCGAACGGCGAGATGCGCTTCTGTATGGGGCTGACGGAGGCCAACGCCGGGACGAACACGCTCAACATCGAGACCCGCGCCGAGCGCACGCGGGACGGCGAGGAGTTCGTCCTCTCGGGACAGAAGATGTGGATCTCCGGCGTCGAGAACGCCGACGCGATGCTGCTGGTCGCCCGCACGTCCGCATTCGATCGCTCGAACCCCACTCATGGGGTATCGATGTTTCTGGTTCCCGAGCCCGCCGAGCAGGACGCGATCGACCTGACGCCGATCGACGTCGCCCTGCCGTGGTTCGAGACCCAGTACCAGGTCGACATCGACGGGCTCCGGGTCCACGAGGACCGGATCCTCGGCCAGGAGGACGGCGGGCTCTACATGCTCTGGGACACGCTCAACACCGAGCGCATCGGCGGCGCGGCGAGTTCGCTCGGCGGCGGACTCCGGGCCGTCGACCTCGCCGTTGAGTATGCGAACGACCGGGAGGTGTTCGGCCAGCCGATCGGCGCGCATCAGGCGATCCAGCACCCCCTCGCCGACTCGTACGCCAAGCTCATGGCCGCCCGTGAGATCATGTACAAGGCCGCGAGGAAGTGGGATGCGGGCGAGGACTGCGGTGCGGAGGCGAACATCGCCAAGCTCCTGACGAGCGAGGCGGGCACCGAGGCGGCCGACCGCGCGATCCAGACCCACGGCGGCAACGGGTTCACCCGCGAGTACGAGGTGTACGACATCTGGCAGAACATGCGCCTGACACAGACCGCGCCGGTCACGAACGAGATGGCGAAGAACTTCCTCGCCGAACACCACCTCGGACTCCCCCGCTCGTACTGA